A region of the Cricetulus griseus strain 17A/GY chromosome 7, alternate assembly CriGri-PICRH-1.0, whole genome shotgun sequence genome:
TAGCTTAGGGGTTAACAGGACACCTTGCAACAGGCTCCACTTCACATACACTGGCTACAGCCATCATGGATTCTAAGTACTTTGGGTTGGGGCAAACTAATTCGGCAGAAGAGGGATGCCCAGGTTTCAGTCACTGGTCTCTATAGTCCCCCAGTTCTTAAGCCAAGGCACTTTACATAAAATAAGTTTAAGGAGCAGCAAGGACAAAGTTGTCTCCCTCGCATAGCATGGAGTGGGCTGACTTTGGCCAGAGGCACCACTGAAAACACACAGCCTGACTTTGTCCGTCAGCCTGGCCATTCTTCAACGTCAGCTCACCCCTGGTATTTCCGGAGGCCATCATGATTCTGAAAAACAGGTGCACCACTGCTAATAAGCATGGGGGtgaccgggcagtggtggcacatgcctttagtcccagcacctgggaggcagaggcaggaggatctctgtgagtttgaggccagcctagtctacagagtgagttccaggacaacctccaaagcaaaacagagaaaccctgtctctagagaaaaaacaaaacaaaaaacaaaaacaaaaaaagcatatgGGTGTTTGTGTCCAGTGTGTTCAATGCGGTGAGTGCCCTGATGATGCCTAGCGCCCAGTGCCAACTGGGGAGGGGGAAGAACTCAGTCTTGACTAGTGACCAACCCAATAGGATGCTCCCTCCCAGCAAGTCCTGTAGCCTGGTGTCCTCTGTGCTGATGCTAAGGCTGGTGAGCTCCTACCTGGGGAGGGCAGAGATGGGAACACACTCCAAACATTAGCTCTCACCAACATACTGAGTTTAAGGACACATATGCGGAGAACGAGGCTTCACTGGATTCCTTTGTCCCTAGTCCTAGCCGGGTGCTTGTCTAATCTGGAATGTTAGTGTACATCCCCAGCATGCAGTCACGCTGCCCTGGTATTTGCTCTGGACACCCAGACTCACCATGCAGGAGGTGTGGGGTGTGAGTTTCAGGTGTGCATCACACAAATCCCTCCCCTTCCCTAGGTGCCTCTTAGGGAATATTTCCCTGCTGGTGGCTACCACAGTAGCATGAGTAGGAATCTCTCTAGAAACCTGGTGGGGCTGGCAAAACTAAGGGAGAGGTCTCCCCTGTCCCAGCACAGGAATGGGCTGGGTTCTGGCCATGGCGCTTCTCCCTGTGGGCTATGGATGGACTGGAAGGTCCAGGACCCACAGGCTTGGGTGCACCAGGATGTGACTTTGAGCTCCTCTGTTTCTAAGGGACCACAGCGACTGCAGCCTGTTTCCACCCTTTCAACAACACTAGTGGTGTAAGACTGGAGAAGCTGGTCTCCTGACCAGCCTGGCACAGGGCTCTGTGGCCTAGTAGACCGGTATGTCCCCCCACCCCTTAGGGCAGCTGACTGGAGCACAGAGCAGCAGAGTCCACACCTCCACCGACTCAGTCCATCTCCAGTTCCTGGAGGTGCTTCACAATCCTCCTCCAGTGTCACGGCCTCAGTTATCAGAGCCGCTCCACAATAGCTTGTTCCTGTCACTTCATGCTTTTCTCCCCAGAACAACTGCTCTCTGTAGCCAAGGCCAGGCTACTGTGTCTGTGCCAGGTGTGCCAGACTTAGAAACTCATTCCCAAAGGCAACTGAAGGGGCAGCTACCCAAAATGTATGCATGCACCCACAAGATGTCAAACTGGCAAAGTGCTCCAAGGAAAGCCCACCCACCGCTTCCCCCACCATCGCTGCCCCCAGGCCCTAATGTTTCTGGCGCGAGAGGGAGGACAGAGAGGAATCTGCAATCACGTCCCTGCCTCGAGGTGCTGCCAAGTGCATTTATTTCCACAAGGAAAACTCATCTCTGAACCTAAGGCTCTTCTCCAACTGGAGGCTATCTGATGTGCTTCCAAAGGCCAGGGGACTCTCGTGAattagctccctctcccacccaccctGAGAGGCTGGCAGAAGCCTGTGACTTCTGTGggctcctgtctctctccctagCTCACAGTTTGCATCCCACCCCTTCAGGGatagagctggagttccaggcccaTGTGGTGGACAGGACTGTGTCAGAAAGAACAGGCAGTTCATGACTTGAAAGCTCAGGTCCTACTCCAGCACAAGCCCTGCTTCCAGGTGCACTGAGTCCACCTGGGAAGAGGTTCCTTCCACATCCCAGGAAATGCCTCTTTTTCCTTCCAAGCTGACCCCGAAGAACACAGAGCTCAAGCCCATACTGGCGGGGTGGCCCCCAGGGAGACACTGTTGTTAGCTGATGTGTGTGAGGGTCTGTTGTCCTCAAACCAGAGTGCATTGCCTATAAAGTGACACTGCTTATGAGCTACCTTGTCTTCCACTCTTCCCCAGTGCAGGCTCCACCCAGTTCTCCTTCCTGCAAGCCACTGCTCAGTGAGACCTGCTCCTCGTAGCCACCTAGTCACCAAGACTAGCTGGGTTCAGCCTCTGGCCGCCATTGGCAGTTTACTTCTTCACCTGCTGCTACTCCTCCTCAGCACCAAGGCTGTGGTCTAGATTCAGCCTTGGAGATGAGCAGTCCCAACCCCATGCCCAGAGGGGAACTGAGTGACAAGAAGAACCCAGTACCTAGTGTGGAAGGCAGGCAAGGGCTAAGGCCCATTCTGGGAGTGTGGGGTCACGAGGAATGAGGAGCTGGAGTGATTAAACAGAGCAGAGTGATAAGTTGCACACCCGCAGCTGATTCAGACTCAGTGGCCGGGTGTGCTGTGGGCTCTTGGCGTCTGCCTGCTGGAGCCTGGCTCTGGGCATCCCTTTATCCTCCGCAGGTAGAAGCAGGTTTAAAGTAGGGCAGATTCATCCTCCTACAGGCCCAGGTGGCCCCTGACAGAAGTTTATGCCTGGAAAATTTCTCTAAAAGGTGTTTCTTCTACCGGAGGGAGCTTAAGAAGGGCCAGACCCAAACTTTAATTAGTTGAGGACCTAAAGAAGGGACACTCTGGACTAAGAACCACTGTCTTTCACCCTTCTGCTCTGGAAGAATGTTTTGGAGCAACAAAAAACAGTTCCTTTCCCTGCCAGCAGCTACTAGAGGAGGAAAGAGTTCAAGGAAGGGTGGGCCACAGCTGTTGAGCACACTTTCTTCCTCATGGATGTGGCCAGTGTGCTGTGTGGTGAGCTGTGGATATGGCCAGTGTGCTGTGTAGTCAGCTCGTGGATGTGGCCACTCTCGAGGTGAGACAGGCTCAAGACTAACGCAGGCCCTGGCAAGGACGTCTCATGGTGGATGGCCCAGTCTGTGACAGGGTGGGGCTTAGGGATACAGATTTAAGGGTACAGCACAGTTCCTACAGCTAGGTGAAGAGTTGGGACAGTGTCCCTAGAGAGAGGTCAGCTCCATTCTCTAGCCAGAGGCTCATGCATCCTGAGTTCCCCCTCTGAgtacaaaagcaaagcaaaccatcACCCAAATGCACAGCAAGGGCCTGCCCTGGACACAGTTGTTCACTGGCATCCTAAGCACAGCCTAAATTTACCCTCATGGCCTCCCATTTTGCTCCTGAGTTGCTTTCCTTCAGCCACTAGTTGCCTGTCTCTCATGCATTCAGCCTAAAGCCCCTGCAACCATTACTGCGTGGCCTGGGCCGGGAGCATGGAAGCTGGGAACCAGGGACAGATGCCTGAGTGGTTGGCCCCACAGGGCAGTTCAGAGCTCTTCCAAACACTTCTTGTGGTGTATTAGATCCAAAGCCAGAGACAGAGCCCTCCTGCCTCTTGTCACCAGGTGCCTCCCAGGTGGCAGGAAATCCTGGGGCAGCACTGTGGACAGTGAGTCCAAGCAGTAGGTTATCTGCCACAGCCTTTCCTCCAAGTCTGACAGCTGCCACATGGCCTGTTCTCTGAGCCCGTTCACATCTGTGGGCTGAAGAGGATGGAGGGGGCCGGGGTGGAATCGACCACCCCATCCTTGGTATCCACATGGCCACTGGGGGCACCAGCCTTTGTCTTCCTCTGAAGCCATCTTGTGGCCCCTGCTGGATGCGTCCATCATGAAACCCAAGGTAAGGAGGGCCCCACATTCAGGGTGAGTGCTGGTTTAACAGGAGACGTGGGCCAGCAGGGAGATGCAAACACCAGGGACAGGGCTCTTGGGTGGGGCACAAAGGTCTCTGTTGCAAAGGACTTCGAACCCACCTGGCCCAGAGGTATGCTAACACTGGTTTATCAGTCCGGTGGCACGTGAGTCTGGTGGGACCAGGCAGCACACTGGCAGGGTCAGGCAGAGGTGTCGAAAAGCCGGTCAATCATGTCGCCCACCTGCTCCACACGGTACTTGATGTACTTCTCAGGGTTCTTGGTGAAGGGCACATTGCCATACCTGATCAGGCACCATGGTAAGAGGTCAAGGGGGAGGGCACCTCTACCCTCAGCCTAAGTGTTAGCACCATTAACACCCTGACGCATGCTAAGATGGCAGGGGTGCCCTTGGATGAAATTCCAAAGCCCAGAGCACGAATGTGCTCTTCATAGGTCACCTGGAAAGTGGGCAGCAGAGGCCTAGGAGCGGGGATGGGCTCACCTGTGCAGAAATGCCCCATAGGACTCCTTGACCATGGTTTTCTGAGCTTGTCGAATCTTGTCCCTCTGCTCTGTGTCCGGAATGGCCCAGGCCTTCTGAATCTTGCACAGTTCTTCAAGGCCATCATTGAATCCCTGACCACCAAAGAGGTAAGAAGGAGGGACCAAGAGACAAAAGCTTTGTGTCTATGTTGCCATAGTGGCAACAGCCATCAGTGAAGGAAGGGGGGACCTCGACTCACCTTGAATCTCTCCTTAATCACCTGCCGCTCCTTGTCCCGGAGCTGGGGGGGTCCAGAGAACGGAGGGAGGCGGTGGAGAAAGCTATGCTCAGAGCAGAGCCACGCCACCCCCTCCTGCTGCCCCAGCCCTCTCCCGTTGCCCTCGTGGCCTCTGCCCAGAGAGATGCTTGTCTGTTTTTCCTAGGATACAAGTATCACACCAGCTCGACACCCATTTGTTCCTGGCACAGGTCTCGAGCTTACCTTGACGCCAGGCTGGAACACAGGTAGACTCTTCTCTGAGATGTAATCGGTCACCTTTAGCCAGCTGCCAGACAGCAGGGTGAGAAGACAGGGAGAGGCAGCTTCAGATAGCTGCTTCTTCCCTAAAGTCAGCTGACTTTGCTTCGCAAATGTCTCAATCTACtgaaggtgggggcaggaggaatTATCTGGGTCAGgagtaaacaaaacaacagagatGCTCTCCTTGGGAACAGAAAATGTTTAAGCTGCTTGCTTTGATAATtaggaacaggaagcagaaggcGCTCAATAAACTGAACAAATGCTGCCGACCACAGTTCACATCAATATTGTGGCAAATTAAGATAGAGAAACagatgggaagagagggagaagaggacagataaACAGGAAGGAAGTGGGAGACACTCGGAAAGAAACAGGCCAAGGAAGCCGGGGGACTGGAGAAGCACCCAGAACCTTTTCAAGTTGAAGGGCTCTCACACCCCACTGTTCTCTAGGGCCAGACATTGCTCTCATCTCTGACAGCTCACTTTTCAACTATTCTTAGCCATGACACTTGGCAGACCACTCACTCGGCAGAGGCTATGTGGTCCCTGGGGAACAGCTGGCAAGGGGAGGGAGCTTCTCCCTCCCCTCGAGAGTTAGATTgaaaaaacaagaagagaaaaaaagtgcTGGGGGCTTAGCTTAGTGACAGACCCTAAATTCAGCCAGTACAAGACCCTGGCTCTGAGCCCTAGCACTAAAAACAAACCCCAAGAAGGAAACAGACGGTGGGTGGGTTGCCTGCGATGTCGTCAGTAGCTGCTGGCCTTGCTCTGAGGGGCTAAGAAGGAGTGTGGTGGATTCGGGTAGGGACAGCAGGAAGGCTGGTGTCTGCTTACCTGCGCTGGTAGATCTGGATCTGCTGCTCGATGTGCTCCCGGTAGGAGCGCTCAGCAGTCTTCTGGGTGACAGCCACCAGCTGGATCAGCTCAGACCTGGGTGAAGgtggaagacagacagaaaaagaaagagaaaagcaactccTGGGATCCAGAAGCCGCTGGCCCTGGCAGCAACAGTGGAAGGAGGCTCCCCATTGTGAACCTTCCTGAGCTCTAGGGTAGAAGCGCCCTTGGGTGCTGACCAAAGAGACGCAAGCGCACAGGACAGGAGGTGGTGGGCAGTGCACCTGGCCTGGAGGGCAGAAGCTGCCATGGCTGCCACTCACTTCTCCAGGGACTTGAGGATGTAGTTGTAGTTATTGTGCAGGAAGACGGCACTCAGGGCTGGGTCCTCATACACCTTAGACTTGCTCAGCAAGTTCAGCTGCAGGTTGCCCAAGACTTTGCCTATACAGAAAGATGGGGCCACTTATACCAAAGGTGTCTGATCCAAATGACAAGACCACTAGGGCCTGCTAACCAGTTCCTGACAACTGCTCCTTGTTCTTCTGACCCCCAGGTCTCTGAAGATCGTCTCAACCCCTGGAACCCGAACTAGACTGTAGGTTACTCTCCCAAGGCTAGCACAGGGACCCAGGAATAGATGGACAGCACTGAGGCAAGGGAGTGGGGAGATGGAGTAGGTTCTGCCAGGGAGACAGACTCACAGATATAGGTGCTCAGCAGGCGTTTGCTGAACTCAGAGCTGTAGCTGGTGGCCGAAGAGCTGGTTTCTGAGAGGAGATATGCTGTTACTATGGTGGCAATGGCCAAGACCCTTGATGGCCCTTCCCATATCCCAGGGACAGAGGAGGAAGTGTTGGGACAGGCCCTGGGCTTGGTGGGGCAGGCAGGACTGAAGCAAGAGCTCAAGCAAAGACGGGCACCTGCTGAGCTACTGGAAGCACTGTGGACTCTTTCTGGATCCCGGGGCTGTCTTCTATAGTAATGGGTTAAGGAGCCAGCCCTtaacagcaggcaggcaggaaggagaggtGTGGGCTACCGATGCCTTCCCAACCTTCCCAGCCTGGTCCCTACTGTAAGATGGGTGGTATCTATTAGATCCCTTTTACTTATTTGTCAACAGCAAGGATTTCTAGATAGGGTCACCTAGTCTTCCCAGTTTCTCCTCACAACTctgaaccccccacccccagcagagAGCTCTGATATAGAACAGAAGGCCAAAGGGAGGGGGTTAGGCTAGCCAGGGGGTGTTCTTGGGTTCTGGTTAGGTGGTGCCTGGATAGGCTTAGAGACAGAAGGGAGCtgaagggaatggggggggggcgaTGAGGGCCCCTTAAAAAACTCATACCCTGCCCCCAGTGGGTCCTGAGAACTAGTACCCTGGGAACCTCAACCACAGGGCtttggaggggaggatggggcTGGGGGACCACACTGCTTACCTCGGGGGTCTAAAGGAATATTGTATGTGTCCCCGAGAACTACGGAGTGACAGGCAGTGCAcacagagggggaggagggaaacagaggaggaagaaagatgcaAAGTGCAAAAAACAGGTTAGAAATGGCTGTGTCACCCCAAGCCAAGCAGACCTTTCCCCCATGGCAGCCAGACACAGACAGCAGCACACACCAAACCAAACTAACTCAAGACCAGAAACACACTGGAAAGTGCAGCCCAAGAGAACTGGGAGCTCCTTGGCTTCTTGCccaccaaataaaaacaaatggaggGCCCCAGGACCTCAGTTCTTGGAATGACCCAAGCTCtctttacatgccagcatcccaGCTCCAGTCCCACCAGGGGGCAGCGAGGAGGTGGAGCAACAGAATAGGCAGACAACAGGAGGGAGTGGAGAAGAGTGGCAGTGTGGAGGGACAGGATGAGACCTGAGCCCTGCAGTGCCCACCCCAGAGCACTGACAGCCAAAGGAGCAAGCAACGGGTGGGGTTCCTAAGAATGCCAACAAACCCACAACTCCTTATGCTGATTCTCCAGAAATCCATGGGCTTAGACTTCCCCACAGGCCATGTCTTAGTCCTATTCCATGGGCTTGGGGAAACCCCTCATCACACCCTGCCCGCACCTACAGCAAGTAAGTGCCTACTAGGGGCCTAACTCTATACCCCCAAAGCAGCCCCCAGCACAGGGGTCATGTACCttgggaggccagcatggcacCCGCTGTCTCCTGGAAGTCCAGAAGCTGCTGTAGGAAAAGGATGGCCTGGGAGAGAGAACACATCCAAGAGGGTTGGGGGTCGCCCAAGGAAATGGCTTCCCACACAGAGCCTTTCCAACCAGCAGGGCAAGTCTGCGGCAGCGGTCTTTATAGCGACAAGAGCAACTGGAGATTTCAGGTGTTACCTTGGGCTCTGGCTGCCTGCACTACTGAAACTAACCCTTTACCACAAATGAAGCCCAGGAGCTCTGGGCAGGCTGGGTTCCCACTAGTGGTGTTGCCCCCAGGGCCTGAGCTGGGTGCTCTCTGTCCCACCTCTGCAGTGTTTGGGCGGCACCTACGTTGCTTGTGAGCTCGTGAACTGTGCCGTCCTTAGGCATGTTGTACTCTTTGTCTGGGTCATTCtgtgggaagaaaaagaacagccgCTGGTTCCTGGATAGGGAGTTCCCCCAGCCTGAGTCCCAGTTAGCCTGCCTATGGCGCCACCTCCTGGTCATGGGTGTTAGGCTGTCCCTCAGTCTCAGGGCTTGGGGCCCACAAAAGAAACAGAGGTGCCCAGAGGGTCTCCCCTGCAAACCagcagtggggggtggggtggggggtgggagggaggtgtGTGCGGCTTTTCTACAGAGCAAACCTGACTCTCTTGAAGGCCTGCTCTCTGAGGAGTCCCAGGAGCTCAATGAGCAAGCCAGGCCTGGTGAAAGAGAAAGGGGTTGCAGGTACCTTAATGTTGTCGGCAAAGTCTTCTAGTGCTTTGGCTCCAACGGTCTCCATGGAGGTGATGAGGCCGGGCAGCTTGTTCTTGGTGCTGGCTGCTGTGCCCTGAGGAAGGACATGGCAACTGACATATTTATTCAGAGTCAGGCTCACTACTCCCTCCAGCAAGCTGTGAGTCTAACTTCTTCTAGGTCCTTCACCCTCACTCCAGAGGCTGCATTCTCCAGCTCAGGATTAACTACGCTCTTCTCTTTCCCTGTGAGCATCTTAAGCTGTCCACAGCCTCCCAGGAGTCACCTCAGAGGACAGGTGGGAGGAGGGCCTGGAACAGAGCTCCCCAGAACCGAGTACAGGggagcgggggcgggggggggggggagaagaaaggcCCACACACCTGGAGCACctgatcaaactcaggcttggtCTGCTTGAGGTGCCGCAGGATGGGGAAGACCGTGAGCACTGTGGAGAAGTCGTGGCGGATGATGGCTTTCCTGGCAGCAGACACAATGTTCTCCCCCTCAAGCATCAGTCCGTCCAGGGCATCCTGGGGGAAGGACAAGGACCCTGCTCAGGCAGGGGCAGAGCACAGCTGGTCCCTAGGAACAGCGGGGCACCCTGTGGGTGTGCAGGGGAGCTAACAAGCTGtgaagggtgggggaggggtcatgGACTACACCAAAGAATCCAGGGCTTAGGGCAACAGGCCTACCACGCCCTCCAGATTCTGCAGTAAGTCACTGCAGAATGGGTCAGTGCTCGGAGCTGCAGGGTGGGCAGGGTGAGACCTGAATCAAGGAGTcaaaggttctcttctggtggagCTCCGGGATGATGAGAGTCAGCAGGTGGTATTCACTCTGGGCCAGCTTGACAAAGGCGCTGACACAGTGAATGTAGGCATCCGTTTCCACATCCAGCATGTCATCTCTCCCTAGGGGGACAGCAGTGCCCCTGAGTGGCCGGTCTGGGAGATGCCACTCACTCTGCTGGGGTCTGAgtttctccagctcctgggctGAGCCCAGACCAGCAGTGAATGGAAAGAGCAGGCTATTGTGACAGGATGCCCCAAGAGCTGCTCTGGCAGGCCT
Encoded here:
- the Exoc7 gene encoding exocyst complex component 7 isoform X3; translation: MIPPQEASARRREIEDKLKKVSILSSFESRLMKLENSIIPVHKQTENLQRLQENVEKTLSCLDHVISYYHVASDTEKIIREGPTGRLEEYLGSMAKIQKAVEYFQDNSPDSPELNKVKLLFERGKESLESEFRSLMTRHSKVVSPVLILDLISGDEELEVQEDVTLEHLPESVLQDVIRISRWLVEYGRNQDFMNVYYQIRSSQLDRSIKGLKEHFRKSSSSSGVPYSPAIPNKRKDTPTKKPIKRPGTIRKAQNLLKQYSQHGLDGKKGGSNLIPLEGHEHDFRVKHLSEALNDKHGPLAGRDDMLDVETDAYIHCVSAFVKLAQSEYHLLTLIIPELHQKRTFDSLIQDALDGLMLEGENIVSAARKAIIRHDFSTVLTVFPILRHLKQTKPEFDQVLQGTAASTKNKLPGLITSMETVGAKALEDFADNIKNDPDKEYNMPKDGTVHELTSNAILFLQQLLDFQETAGAMLASQETSSSATSYSSEFSKRLLSTYICKVLGNLQLNLLSKSKVYEDPALSAVFLHNNYNYILKSLEKSELIQLVAVTQKTAERSYREHIEQQIQIYQRSWLKVTDYISEKSLPVFQPGVKLRDKERQVIKERFKGFNDGLEELCKIQKAWAIPDTEQRDKIRQAQKTMVKESYGAFLHRYGNVPFTKNPEKYIKYRVEQVGDMIDRLFDTSA
- the Exoc7 gene encoding exocyst complex component 7 isoform X2, which codes for MIPPQEASARRREIEDKLKKEEETLSFIRDSLEKSDQLTKNMVSILSSFESRLMKLENSIIPVHKQTENLQRLQENVEKTLSCLDHVISYYHVASDTEKIIREGPTGRLEEYLGSMAKIQKAVEYFQDNSPDSPELNKVKLLFERGKESLESEFRSLMTRHSKVVSPVLILDLISGDEELEVQEDVTLEHLPESVLQDVIRISRWLVEYGRNQDFMNVYYQIRSSQLDRSIKGLKEHFRKSSSSSGVPYSPAIPNKRKDTPTKKPIKRPGTIRKAQNLLKQYSQHGLDGKKGGSNLIPLEGHEHDFRVKHLSEALNDKHGPLAGRDDMLDVETDAYIHCVSAFVKLAQSEYHLLTLIIPELHQKRTFDSLIQDALDGLMLEGENIVSAARKAIIRHDFSTVLTVFPILRHLKQTKPEFDQVLQGTAASTKNKLPGLITSMETVGAKALEDFADNIKNDPDKEYNMPKDGTVHELTSNAILFLQQLLDFQETAGAMLASQETSSSATSYSSEFSKRLLSTYICKVLGNLQLNLLSKSKVYEDPALSAVFLHNNYNYILKSLEKSELIQLVAVTQKTAERSYREHIEQQIQIYQRSWLKVTDYISEKSLPVFQPGVKLRDKERQVIKERFKGFNDGLEELCKIQKAWAIPDTEQRDKIRQAQKTMVKESYGAFLHRYGNVPFTKNPEKYIKYRVEQVGDMIDRLFDTSA
- the Exoc7 gene encoding exocyst complex component 7 isoform X5 is translated as MIPPQEASARRREIEDKLKKEEETLSFIRDSLEKSDQLTKNMVSILSSFESRLMKLENSIIPVHKQTENLQRLQENVEKTLSCLDHVISYYHVASDTEKIIREGPTGRLEEYLGSMAKIQKAVEYFQDNSPDSPELNKVKLLFERGKESLESEFRSLMTRHSKVVSPVLILDLISGDEELEVQEDVTLEHLPESVLQDVIRISRWLVEYGRNQDFMNVYYQIRSSQLDRSIKGLKEHFRKSSSSSGVPYSPAIPNKRKDTPTKKPIKRPGRDDMLDVETDAYIHCVSAFVKLAQSEYHLLTLIIPELHQKRTFDSLIQDALDGLMLEGENIVSAARKAIIRHDFSTVLTVFPILRHLKQTKPEFDQVLQGTAASTKNKLPGLITSMETVGAKALEDFADNIKNDPDKEYNMPKDGTVHELTSNAILFLQQLLDFQETAGAMLASQETSSSATSYSSEFSKRLLSTYICKVLGNLQLNLLSKSKVYEDPALSAVFLHNNYNYILKSLEKSELIQLVAVTQKTAERSYREHIEQQIQIYQRSWLKVTDYISEKSLPVFQPGVKLRDKERQVIKERFKGFNDGLEELCKIQKAWAIPDTEQRDKIRQAQKTMVKESYGAFLHRYGNVPFTKNPEKYIKYRVEQVGDMIDRLFDTSA
- the Exoc7 gene encoding exocyst complex component 7 isoform X4, whose amino-acid sequence is MIPPQEASARRREIEDKLKKEEETLSFIRDSLEKSDQLTKNMVSILSSFESRLMKLENSIIPVHKQTENLQRLQENVEKTLSCLDHVISYYHVASDTEKIIREGPTGRLEEYLGSMAKIQKAVEYFQDNSPDSPELNKVKLLFERGKESLESEFRSLMTRHSKVVSPVLILDLISGDEELEVQEDVTLEHLPESVLQDVIRISRWLVEYGRNQDFMNVYYQIRSSQLDRSIKGLKEHFRKSSSSSGVPYSPAIPNKRKDTPTKKPIKRPGHEHDFRVKHLSEALNDKHGPLAGRDDMLDVETDAYIHCVSAFVKLAQSEYHLLTLIIPELHQKRTFDSLIQDALDGLMLEGENIVSAARKAIIRHDFSTVLTVFPILRHLKQTKPEFDQVLQGTAASTKNKLPGLITSMETVGAKALEDFADNIKNDPDKEYNMPKDGTVHELTSNAILFLQQLLDFQETAGAMLASQETSSSATSYSSEFSKRLLSTYICKVLGNLQLNLLSKSKVYEDPALSAVFLHNNYNYILKSLEKSELIQLVAVTQKTAERSYREHIEQQIQIYQRSWLKVTDYISEKSLPVFQPGVKLRDKERQVIKERFKGFNDGLEELCKIQKAWAIPDTEQRDKIRQAQKTMVKESYGAFLHRYGNVPFTKNPEKYIKYRVEQVGDMIDRLFDTSA